A genomic region of Tsukamurella pulmonis contains the following coding sequences:
- a CDS encoding PLD nuclease N-terminal domain-containing protein, whose protein sequence is MPYFGAIVMLLWVAALIDVIVADEFRVRHLPKGGWLIIVILIPLAGSLIWFLLGRPVGAPASGPSRTTGFPEYERPGRHIAQYPDDDDEFLRQCRERAEQQRRRAKERDARNHAENPEDKD, encoded by the coding sequence ATGCCGTACTTCGGTGCGATCGTGATGCTGCTGTGGGTGGCGGCGCTCATCGACGTGATCGTCGCGGACGAGTTCCGGGTTCGCCACCTGCCCAAGGGCGGCTGGCTGATCATCGTCATCCTCATCCCGCTGGCCGGCTCCCTGATCTGGTTCCTGCTCGGGCGGCCCGTCGGTGCGCCTGCGAGCGGACCGTCGAGGACGACGGGGTTCCCCGAGTACGAGCGCCCGGGCCGGCACATCGCCCAGTACCCGGACGACGACGACGAGTTCCTGCGGCAGTGCCGTGAGCGCGCCGAGCAGCAGCGGCGCCGGGCGAAGGAGAGGGACGCCCGCAACCACGCCGAGAACCCCGAGGACAAAGACTGA